The genomic window AGGCAGAGCTGATTTTGTTTTTTGTGCCGAGATTTCTCTGACTTTAGAAAAGTAGTTTTTAAAAGTTTGGTTTAGAGCTTGCGAGTACCTTTTAAGTTCTAGTTTTACGGTGGTATTCAAAAGTTTCTCAGTGGCCTTCTCCGTATCAATCAGTTGTTTAATAGAATCTTGAGAAGCGGCTTCCCGGATGTCACTTTGGGAGATAATTTTTTCTGGCTTGAACGCGGGGCTTTGTAGCGGCGCTGGCAATTTTTCAACCTGCAAAGTTGCTCCGGCAAAACTCATTGGACTTTTGGTGTCTAAGATAATTTGTTTTAATTCTAAGGTTGCTTCCACTATCGGCTTACCGCCAAAAATATTTTTTAACTTTTCTAAAGAAAAATAATCTAAAACCGAAGCTGTCAGTAAAATTAAAGTATCTTTTTGGGTAATTTTTCCAGAGATGATTTGCGAGAAAAACTTTAAGGGATTTAGGTTTGATTTTCCTCCTCCGCTGGCTTTTTCCACGATGTCGATAATGGTGTAATTACTTTTGCTTCTCTGGTGTATTAAAAAGGCGTGGATATCACCAACTTGGGTAAAATGCAGGTCTTGGTTTTTCGTTACGCCCAAAATAATATTAATTTTTTTCAAGTCAATAGTGACTGAAAATTGTTCTAAATAATTCAAAATAGAAGTGTTCGTGTCCTGAAGGGCTTGTTCGAAAAATTCATTCACCAAAACGGCTTCTAAATCTGACAAATCTTCTATGAGATCCAGTTGTTGATAGTAAATTCTTTCAAATTCTTGCAATACAAAATCAGCAAAGTCGGTTATACTTGGATTTTTTTCTCGGATATCAATTAGTCCGAAAATTTGGCCTAGGTGGTTTAATTGGATTGGGTTGGGAGTGCCAACCAGAGTTTTAGTGACCGTGCCATCCTTATCTGATTCAGCGATGACAAATTGGTTGAGGCGAGCAATATATTGGTTCATTGATAAGTGTTTGCTGTTATGTTTTAATTAGTATATTATACTATAAAAGTTATTTAGGTGCGAATTGCCTAAAATTGTCCCCATATGCTTGAACAATTATTTGGTTCAAAAGCCAGAGTCAAAATTTTGCGTTTTTTGTTAGCTGACCCAGATGGCCAGTATTATTTACGTGAGCTAGCAAGAAAATTAAGAATCCAACTAAATTCGGTTAGGCGGGAAGTGAATAATTTAGAAAAAATGGATTTGATAAAAATTGCTACCCCAGAGACTGAGAAGGCGGGCGGCCAGGGGAAAAAGTCTAGGGCTAAAGTAAAAAAATCACAGAAAAAATTTTATGCTATCAATATCAACTCAATTTTATATCCGGAGTTGAGGGCGATGTTTATGAAGGCTGAGCTTCTGATTGAAAATGATTTGGTTTCAAAAATTATGAAGCTTGGCAGCGTTAGGCTACTAATTTTAACCGGAATTTTTATGGGTTTTGATGACTACCCAACTGACGTATTGATTGTGGGCAATGTAAACCGCTCAAAATTAGCAAAAATTATGAAACGATATGAAAAAGAACTCAATCACCCTATCAATTACACGGTTTTTAGTAAACAGGAATATAAATATCGTCGTGAAATAACTGACCGCTTTTTGTTTGATATTTTGGAGAGTAATAAAATTGTAGCGCACGATTCTATACACTAGATATGTTGTTATTTATTAATTCTGTAAGTTCACGCGGGGCAGTAGCGCTTGCTAAAAAGAACGCAACAATTATAAAGGCTAAAAAATTTACAACTGACCGAAAAAAATCAGAGTTAGTGTTGCAAAATATAGACGAGCTTTTAAAGTCAACAAAAATCCCGCTTAAAAAAATTAGTGGCATTATCGTCGTTACCGGCCCCGGTCCTTTCACAGCTATTCGCGTGGGTGTTAGCGTCGCTAATACTTTGGCTTGGGTTTTACATTGTAACGTCGTTGGTGTATCCAATACGGCAGGCACCAACCTTGAGGATCTAATTGCTGAGGGCATAAAACAATTGGCCAGGCATAAAACCAAAACGGCTAAGCCGTTATACGGCCAACCGCCAAACATCAGTCAACCTAAAAAGAAAGTTTAATGGATACTAAGCCAAAAATTTTAATTGCTGAGGATGATCCGGATTTGATGGACATTGCTAAAATTCAACTTGAACAAGATGGATTCGAGGTTTTAAGTGCCGGAGACGGCGGAGATGCTTTAACTATTGCTCGAGAACAAAGCCCGGATTTTATTATTCTAGATATTTTGATGCCTAATATTGATGGCTTAACGGCGTTGCAGGAGTTAAAAAAAGATCCGAGGACTAAAGAAATTCCAACTATTATTTTAAGTAATTTGGGAGATCAGGCGAGCAAAGAGCAAGCTAAAAATATCACTGATGTTGAATATTTTGTTAAATCAAAAGTCAGCATCGATGAGATTATTGAAGTTATTAGGCGAAAACTGAAAATCCCAATTTAATAATCTCGCCTTATCAAGAGGGAGTGAGAAAGTTTGCATAACACACAAGATGCTTGTTACAATAACGCATGTAGTTTGGATAATTACTAGTTAGTTAACATCGCTTCGCTCGTCGATTAACGTGCCGTGGCTATCGTCGCCGTTATCCAATATGCCCATCTCCAGCTTCGCCGGATCCGGTCACGTCGGATCAGCCGCGGCGCGTTGTGCGAAATAAATTTTTTATCTATACTAAAATAAGAGGTTAGTGTGTTGAACAAAGACGAAAATTTGATTTATATTTTCTAATAAAAACATTATGGCAATGAATACAAACGGGGATGAGAACAAATCGAATAATCCTGCTCAAAGCCCTTTTTCTCAGACATTCTTCCACGGCACAAAGGCTGACCTAAAGATTGGTGACTTTATCACAATTGGTCTTAACTCAAACTACGGGA from Candidatus Buchananbacteria bacterium CG10_big_fil_rev_8_21_14_0_10_42_9 includes these protein-coding regions:
- the tsaB gene encoding tRNA (adenosine(37)-N6)-threonylcarbamoyltransferase complex dimerization subunit type 1 TsaB, with the translated sequence MLLFINSVSSRGAVALAKKNATIIKAKKFTTDRKKSELVLQNIDELLKSTKIPLKKISGIIVVTGPGPFTAIRVGVSVANTLAWVLHCNVVGVSNTAGTNLEDLIAEGIKQLARHKTKTAKPLYGQPPNISQPKKKV
- a CDS encoding two-component system response regulator, producing the protein MDTKPKILIAEDDPDLMDIAKIQLEQDGFEVLSAGDGGDALTIAREQSPDFIILDILMPNIDGLTALQELKKDPRTKEIPTIILSNLGDQASKEQAKNITDVEYFVKSKVSIDEIIEVIRRKLKIPI
- a CDS encoding NAD(+)--rifampin ADP-ribosyltransferase gives rise to the protein MNTNGDENKSNNPAQSPFSQTFFHGTKADLKIGDFITIGLNSNYGSRKNAKYIYLSATLDAAIWGAELAFGEGRERIYLVE